Proteins from a single region of Prinia subflava isolate CZ2003 ecotype Zambia chromosome 10, Cam_Psub_1.2, whole genome shotgun sequence:
- the PTPRC gene encoding receptor-type tyrosine-protein phosphatase C isoform X4: protein MFLWLKLLAFGLAFLGQDAFLKGMETTTTTTLPETTTAIPEATCDIIEDTKDCKNNSEMAEVILKNLPEDREYFILGDGINKTVSSSNRSVELPKCQIYTVQVKNGKCSDSSASSFRVPKVISGTLAADYITNTSAELCWKRSLTCANVAVTCNDSWSTHLRHENQFCGILEHLSPNRQYHCTGSIYFNEKNVDNQNITVHTDYGVPDAPQNLTVPHTNTTCVTVTWTKPEDTSKGHIHGYIVKFSVNGRIDHHTTVSTTHYTYNGFEPYTTASVNVSAYTKNSRNETLESRSEMREFRTKAGVPEKVRKVKTTLTADNAVHITCEKGKEFGPQAKVVLIWEIDGKNEKDHNDKQCEFKKENLLYLTKYKFKIYVFNGEHDGPAVVESIKTRYNSRALIIFLAFLIIVTVIALLLVLYKIYDLHKKKLSNSSEGVNLVAVKDDDKQLLNIEPIPSELLLDTYKRKIADEGRLFLEEFQSIPRVFSKFSIKEAKKSHNQNKNRYVDILPYDHNRVELSEMPGDPGSDYINASYIDGFKEPRKYIAAQGPKDETTDDFWRMIWEQKATIIVMVTRCEEGKRNKCAQYWPSMENGTATYGDIIVKIYESKTCPDYVIQKLHITNGRERTAGRDVTHIQFTSWPDHGVPEDPHLLLKLRRRVNALSNFFSGPIVVHCSAGVGRTGTYIGIDAMLEGLDAEGRVDVYGYIVKLRRQRCLMVQVESQYILIHQALVEYNQYGETEVSLSELHSSLNNLKRKDHPSEPSLLEAEFQRLPSYKGWRTQNTGNREENKSKNRNSNIIPYDFNRVPIRHEDDCSKDGEHDSDDSSDEDSDCEESSKYVNASFITGYWGPKAMIATQGPLQETISDFWQMVFQRKVKVVVMLTELKEGDQELSAQYWGEGKQMYDGIEIQMADVSSGPSYTIRAFDVTHLKTKETQKVYQYQYHKWSGCDVPETPKDLVSMILNIKQKLPARAGTEDNRRTRSVPLLVHCCDGSQQTGVFCALMTLLESAETEEVIDVFQVVKSLRRTRLGMVSTFEQYQFLYDTIASTYPAQNGQIKKNSQQEDKVEFCSEVGKSDQETDLITADLSSPQPEETESPQTWDDSKAADSTKGTESSTNGPTTAALT from the exons ggATGgagacaacaacaacaacaactttGCCTG AAACTACCACAGCGATACCTGAAGCAACTTGTG atATTATTGAAGACACAAAAGATTGTAAGAACAACTCTGAAATGGCTGAAGTTATACTGAAAAATCTCCCAGAAGacagagaatattttattttgggggaTGGCATAAACAAAACTGTGAGTTCCAGCAACCGTTCAGTGGAGCTTCCGAAATGCCAGATATACACTGTTCAAGTTAAAAATGGCAAGTGTTCAGACAGTAGTGCTTCTTCTTTTCGTGTTCCAAAAG TCATCAGTGGAACTCTTGCAGCCGATTACATAACCAACACATCTGCCGAGTTATGTTGGAAGAGGTCACTTACCTGTGCTAATGTGGCTGTTACCTGCAATG ATTCATGGTCTACACACTTAAGACATGAAAATCAATTTTGTGGAATCCTGGAACATTTATCACCAAATCGTCAGTACCACTGCACTGGATccatatattttaatgaaaagaatgTTGACAACCAAAACATCACCGTGCATACAGACTATGGTG TTCCAGATGCACCACAAAACCTTACGGTACCACATACAAATACCACATGTGTAACAGTTACATGGACAAAACCTGAGGACACTTCGAAAGGTCACATACATGGCTACATTGTGAAATTCTCTGTGAACGGCAGAA TTGATCATCACACAACAGTCAGCACAACTCACTATACTTACAATGGATTTGAGCCTTATACCACAGCTTCTGTAAATGTGTCTGCGTATACAAAGAACAGTCGCAATGAGACACTTGAAAGCAGGAGTGAAATGCGTGAATTTAGAACAAAAGCTGGAG TACCAGAAAAAGTGCGTAAGGTTAAAACAACATTGACAGCTGATAATGCTGTCCATATTACATGCgaaaaaggaaaagagtttGGACCACAAGCAAAAGTTGTATTGATTTGGGAGATtgatggaaaaaatgaaaaggaccATAATGACAAGcaatgtgaatttaaaaaagaaaatctcttgtACTTGACAAAGTATAAATTTAAG ATCTATGTGTTTAATGGAGAACATGATGGGCCAGCAGTAGTGGAGAGTATAAAAACCAGAT ATAATTCCAGAGCCTTGATTATATTCTTGGCATTCTTGATCATTGTGACTGTAATTGCCTTACTACTGGTTCTGTACAAAATCTATGATCTCCACAAAAAAAAGCTTAG CAATTCTTCTGAAGGCGTGAACCTTGTTGCAG TTAAAGATGATGACAAACAACTTCTCAACATAGAGCCAATACCCTCGGAGCTATTGCTGGACACTTACAAGAGGAAGATTGCAGATGAAGGAAGGCTCTTCTTGGAAGAATTTCAG AGTATTCCTAGAGTTTTCAGTAAATTTTCCATAAAGGAGGCCAAAAAGAGCCATAATCAGAACAAAAACCGTTACGTTGATATTCTTCCAT aTGACCATAACCGTGTTGAGCTCTCAGAGATGCCAGGAGATCCAGGATCAGACTATATAAATGCAAGTTATATTGAT GGCTTCAAAGAACCAAGAAAATACATTGCTGCACAAG GTCCCAAGGATGAAACCACAGATGATTTCTGGAGAATGATCTGGGAACAGAAGGCAACGATTATTGTCATGGTGACTCGCTgtgaggaaggaaagagg AACAAATGTGCCCAGTACTGGCCATCAATGGAGAACGGCACTGCAACGTATGGGGACATCATTGTGAAGATCTATGAAAGTAAAACGTGTCCAGACTACGTCATTCAGAAACTGCACATCACAAAC GGAAGAGAAAGGACAGCTGGAAGAGATGTCACTCATATCCAGTTCACCAGCTGGCCAGACCATGGGGTCCCTGAGGATCCACATCTCCTTCTCAAACTCCGACGCAGAGTCAACGCTCTCAGCAACTTCTTTAGTGGTCCAATCGTGGTTCATTGCAG CGCCGGCGTTGGGCGCACCGGGACGTACATAGGGATCGATGCCATGCTGGAGGGGCTGGACGCCGAGGGCAGAGTGGATGTGTACGGCTACATCGTCAAACTGCGCCGGCAGCGATGCCTCATGGTCCAAGTGGAG TCACAGTACATCCTTATTCATCAAGCTCTGGTGGAATACAATCAGTATGGAGAAACGGAGGTCAGTCTCTCAGAACTGCATTCTTCCCTTAacaatctgaaaagaaaagacCACCCGAGTGAGCCTTCTCTGCTGGAGGCAGAGTTCCAG CGATTGCCTTCCTATAAGGGGTGGCGGACACAGAACACTGGGAATcgggaggaaaataaaagcaaaaacagGAATTCCAACATAATTCCTT ATGACTTTAACCGAGTGCCCATCAGGCATGAAGACGATTGCAGTAAGGATGGTGAGCATGATTCAGATGACTCCTCGGATGAGGACAGCGACTGTGAGGAATCCAGCAAATACGTCAATGCTTCCTTCATAACG GGTTACTGGGGTCCAAAAGCCATGATTGCAACACAGGGACCACTGCAGGAAACTATCTCTGACTTCTGGCAAATGGTATTCCAAAGAAAAGTCAAAGTCGTGGTTATGCTGACAGAATTGAAGGAAGGAGATCAG GAACTCAGTGCACAGTActggggagaaggaaaacagatgtATGATGGCATAGAAATTCAAATGGCAGATGTCAGCTCTGGTCCTAGCTATACCATACGTGCATTTGATGTCACACATCTGAAG ACAAAAGAAACTCAGAAGGTGTATCAGTATCAGTACCATAAGTGGAGTGGCTGTGATGTTCCAGAAACCCCCAAGGATTTAGTCAGCATGATTCTCAACATTAAACAAAAGCtcccagccagagcaggcaCTGAGGACAACAGGAGAACCCGCAGTGTCCCACTCCTTGTCCACTGCTG TGACGGATCACAGCAGACTGGTGTATTTTGTGCTTTAATGACCCTTTTGGAAAGTGCAGAAACAGAAGAAGTAATAGATGTTTTCCAAGTGGTCAAATCTCTTCGTCGCACCAGGCTGGGAATGGTGTCCACCTTT gaacAATACCAATTTCTGTACGACACCATTGCCAGTACCTACCCTGCACAGAATGGACAAATAAAGAAGAACAGCCAGCAGGAAGATAAAGTTGAATTTTGCAGTGAAGTAGGAAAATCAGATCAGGAAACTGATTTGATCACAGCTGATCTTAGCTCACCACAGCCAGAGGAAACAGAGTCACCTCAAACATGGGATGATTCTAAAGCTGCAGACAGCACTAAGGGAACAGAAAGCTCTACAAATGGCCCCACAACTGCAGCTCTAACTTAA
- the PTPRC gene encoding receptor-type tyrosine-protein phosphatase C isoform X1 encodes MFLWLKLLAFGLAFLGQDAFLKGMETTTTTTLPGATLAHSTHLSAHAERSPGAAPTGPARTGSSAALPARTPSAAGNAAPDDYNSTSLHSTNSSDSMPASTGISPTLSSTHTIETTTAIPEATCDIIEDTKDCKNNSEMAEVILKNLPEDREYFILGDGINKTVSSSNRSVELPKCQIYTVQVKNGKCSDSSASSFRVPKVISGTLAADYITNTSAELCWKRSLTCANVAVTCNDSWSTHLRHENQFCGILEHLSPNRQYHCTGSIYFNEKNVDNQNITVHTDYGVPDAPQNLTVPHTNTTCVTVTWTKPEDTSKGHIHGYIVKFSVNGRIDHHTTVSTTHYTYNGFEPYTTASVNVSAYTKNSRNETLESRSEMREFRTKAGVPEKVRKVKTTLTADNAVHITCEKGKEFGPQAKVVLIWEIDGKNEKDHNDKQCEFKKENLLYLTKYKFKIYVFNGEHDGPAVVESIKTRYNSRALIIFLAFLIIVTVIALLLVLYKIYDLHKKKLSNSSEGVNLVAVKDDDKQLLNIEPIPSELLLDTYKRKIADEGRLFLEEFQSIPRVFSKFSIKEAKKSHNQNKNRYVDILPYDHNRVELSEMPGDPGSDYINASYIDGFKEPRKYIAAQGPKDETTDDFWRMIWEQKATIIVMVTRCEEGKRNKCAQYWPSMENGTATYGDIIVKIYESKTCPDYVIQKLHITNGRERTAGRDVTHIQFTSWPDHGVPEDPHLLLKLRRRVNALSNFFSGPIVVHCSAGVGRTGTYIGIDAMLEGLDAEGRVDVYGYIVKLRRQRCLMVQVESQYILIHQALVEYNQYGETEVSLSELHSSLNNLKRKDHPSEPSLLEAEFQRLPSYKGWRTQNTGNREENKSKNRNSNIIPYDFNRVPIRHEDDCSKDGEHDSDDSSDEDSDCEESSKYVNASFITGYWGPKAMIATQGPLQETISDFWQMVFQRKVKVVVMLTELKEGDQELSAQYWGEGKQMYDGIEIQMADVSSGPSYTIRAFDVTHLKTKETQKVYQYQYHKWSGCDVPETPKDLVSMILNIKQKLPARAGTEDNRRTRSVPLLVHCCDGSQQTGVFCALMTLLESAETEEVIDVFQVVKSLRRTRLGMVSTFEQYQFLYDTIASTYPAQNGQIKKNSQQEDKVEFCSEVGKSDQETDLITADLSSPQPEETESPQTWDDSKAADSTKGTESSTNGPTTAALT; translated from the exons ggATGgagacaacaacaacaacaactttGCCTG GTGCCACCCTCGCACACAGCACGCACCTCTCGGCGCACGCCGAGcgcagccccggcgcggcgcccACCGGCCCGGCACGCACCGGCTCCTCCGCCGCCCTCCCCGCACGCACCCCCTCCGCCGCCGGGAACGCCGCACCAG aTGATTACAATTCAACATCCTTGCACAGCACCAACTCATCAGACAGCATGCCAGCAAGCACTGGGATCAGCCCCACTCTCAGCTCCACTCACACAATAG AAACTACCACAGCGATACCTGAAGCAACTTGTG atATTATTGAAGACACAAAAGATTGTAAGAACAACTCTGAAATGGCTGAAGTTATACTGAAAAATCTCCCAGAAGacagagaatattttattttgggggaTGGCATAAACAAAACTGTGAGTTCCAGCAACCGTTCAGTGGAGCTTCCGAAATGCCAGATATACACTGTTCAAGTTAAAAATGGCAAGTGTTCAGACAGTAGTGCTTCTTCTTTTCGTGTTCCAAAAG TCATCAGTGGAACTCTTGCAGCCGATTACATAACCAACACATCTGCCGAGTTATGTTGGAAGAGGTCACTTACCTGTGCTAATGTGGCTGTTACCTGCAATG ATTCATGGTCTACACACTTAAGACATGAAAATCAATTTTGTGGAATCCTGGAACATTTATCACCAAATCGTCAGTACCACTGCACTGGATccatatattttaatgaaaagaatgTTGACAACCAAAACATCACCGTGCATACAGACTATGGTG TTCCAGATGCACCACAAAACCTTACGGTACCACATACAAATACCACATGTGTAACAGTTACATGGACAAAACCTGAGGACACTTCGAAAGGTCACATACATGGCTACATTGTGAAATTCTCTGTGAACGGCAGAA TTGATCATCACACAACAGTCAGCACAACTCACTATACTTACAATGGATTTGAGCCTTATACCACAGCTTCTGTAAATGTGTCTGCGTATACAAAGAACAGTCGCAATGAGACACTTGAAAGCAGGAGTGAAATGCGTGAATTTAGAACAAAAGCTGGAG TACCAGAAAAAGTGCGTAAGGTTAAAACAACATTGACAGCTGATAATGCTGTCCATATTACATGCgaaaaaggaaaagagtttGGACCACAAGCAAAAGTTGTATTGATTTGGGAGATtgatggaaaaaatgaaaaggaccATAATGACAAGcaatgtgaatttaaaaaagaaaatctcttgtACTTGACAAAGTATAAATTTAAG ATCTATGTGTTTAATGGAGAACATGATGGGCCAGCAGTAGTGGAGAGTATAAAAACCAGAT ATAATTCCAGAGCCTTGATTATATTCTTGGCATTCTTGATCATTGTGACTGTAATTGCCTTACTACTGGTTCTGTACAAAATCTATGATCTCCACAAAAAAAAGCTTAG CAATTCTTCTGAAGGCGTGAACCTTGTTGCAG TTAAAGATGATGACAAACAACTTCTCAACATAGAGCCAATACCCTCGGAGCTATTGCTGGACACTTACAAGAGGAAGATTGCAGATGAAGGAAGGCTCTTCTTGGAAGAATTTCAG AGTATTCCTAGAGTTTTCAGTAAATTTTCCATAAAGGAGGCCAAAAAGAGCCATAATCAGAACAAAAACCGTTACGTTGATATTCTTCCAT aTGACCATAACCGTGTTGAGCTCTCAGAGATGCCAGGAGATCCAGGATCAGACTATATAAATGCAAGTTATATTGAT GGCTTCAAAGAACCAAGAAAATACATTGCTGCACAAG GTCCCAAGGATGAAACCACAGATGATTTCTGGAGAATGATCTGGGAACAGAAGGCAACGATTATTGTCATGGTGACTCGCTgtgaggaaggaaagagg AACAAATGTGCCCAGTACTGGCCATCAATGGAGAACGGCACTGCAACGTATGGGGACATCATTGTGAAGATCTATGAAAGTAAAACGTGTCCAGACTACGTCATTCAGAAACTGCACATCACAAAC GGAAGAGAAAGGACAGCTGGAAGAGATGTCACTCATATCCAGTTCACCAGCTGGCCAGACCATGGGGTCCCTGAGGATCCACATCTCCTTCTCAAACTCCGACGCAGAGTCAACGCTCTCAGCAACTTCTTTAGTGGTCCAATCGTGGTTCATTGCAG CGCCGGCGTTGGGCGCACCGGGACGTACATAGGGATCGATGCCATGCTGGAGGGGCTGGACGCCGAGGGCAGAGTGGATGTGTACGGCTACATCGTCAAACTGCGCCGGCAGCGATGCCTCATGGTCCAAGTGGAG TCACAGTACATCCTTATTCATCAAGCTCTGGTGGAATACAATCAGTATGGAGAAACGGAGGTCAGTCTCTCAGAACTGCATTCTTCCCTTAacaatctgaaaagaaaagacCACCCGAGTGAGCCTTCTCTGCTGGAGGCAGAGTTCCAG CGATTGCCTTCCTATAAGGGGTGGCGGACACAGAACACTGGGAATcgggaggaaaataaaagcaaaaacagGAATTCCAACATAATTCCTT ATGACTTTAACCGAGTGCCCATCAGGCATGAAGACGATTGCAGTAAGGATGGTGAGCATGATTCAGATGACTCCTCGGATGAGGACAGCGACTGTGAGGAATCCAGCAAATACGTCAATGCTTCCTTCATAACG GGTTACTGGGGTCCAAAAGCCATGATTGCAACACAGGGACCACTGCAGGAAACTATCTCTGACTTCTGGCAAATGGTATTCCAAAGAAAAGTCAAAGTCGTGGTTATGCTGACAGAATTGAAGGAAGGAGATCAG GAACTCAGTGCACAGTActggggagaaggaaaacagatgtATGATGGCATAGAAATTCAAATGGCAGATGTCAGCTCTGGTCCTAGCTATACCATACGTGCATTTGATGTCACACATCTGAAG ACAAAAGAAACTCAGAAGGTGTATCAGTATCAGTACCATAAGTGGAGTGGCTGTGATGTTCCAGAAACCCCCAAGGATTTAGTCAGCATGATTCTCAACATTAAACAAAAGCtcccagccagagcaggcaCTGAGGACAACAGGAGAACCCGCAGTGTCCCACTCCTTGTCCACTGCTG TGACGGATCACAGCAGACTGGTGTATTTTGTGCTTTAATGACCCTTTTGGAAAGTGCAGAAACAGAAGAAGTAATAGATGTTTTCCAAGTGGTCAAATCTCTTCGTCGCACCAGGCTGGGAATGGTGTCCACCTTT gaacAATACCAATTTCTGTACGACACCATTGCCAGTACCTACCCTGCACAGAATGGACAAATAAAGAAGAACAGCCAGCAGGAAGATAAAGTTGAATTTTGCAGTGAAGTAGGAAAATCAGATCAGGAAACTGATTTGATCACAGCTGATCTTAGCTCACCACAGCCAGAGGAAACAGAGTCACCTCAAACATGGGATGATTCTAAAGCTGCAGACAGCACTAAGGGAACAGAAAGCTCTACAAATGGCCCCACAACTGCAGCTCTAACTTAA
- the PTPRC gene encoding receptor-type tyrosine-protein phosphatase C isoform X3, producing the protein MFLWLKLLAFGLAFLGQDAFLKGMETTTTTTLPDDYNSTSLHSTNSSDSMPASTGISPTLSSTHTIETTTAIPEATCDIIEDTKDCKNNSEMAEVILKNLPEDREYFILGDGINKTVSSSNRSVELPKCQIYTVQVKNGKCSDSSASSFRVPKVISGTLAADYITNTSAELCWKRSLTCANVAVTCNDSWSTHLRHENQFCGILEHLSPNRQYHCTGSIYFNEKNVDNQNITVHTDYGVPDAPQNLTVPHTNTTCVTVTWTKPEDTSKGHIHGYIVKFSVNGRIDHHTTVSTTHYTYNGFEPYTTASVNVSAYTKNSRNETLESRSEMREFRTKAGVPEKVRKVKTTLTADNAVHITCEKGKEFGPQAKVVLIWEIDGKNEKDHNDKQCEFKKENLLYLTKYKFKIYVFNGEHDGPAVVESIKTRYNSRALIIFLAFLIIVTVIALLLVLYKIYDLHKKKLSNSSEGVNLVAVKDDDKQLLNIEPIPSELLLDTYKRKIADEGRLFLEEFQSIPRVFSKFSIKEAKKSHNQNKNRYVDILPYDHNRVELSEMPGDPGSDYINASYIDGFKEPRKYIAAQGPKDETTDDFWRMIWEQKATIIVMVTRCEEGKRNKCAQYWPSMENGTATYGDIIVKIYESKTCPDYVIQKLHITNGRERTAGRDVTHIQFTSWPDHGVPEDPHLLLKLRRRVNALSNFFSGPIVVHCSAGVGRTGTYIGIDAMLEGLDAEGRVDVYGYIVKLRRQRCLMVQVESQYILIHQALVEYNQYGETEVSLSELHSSLNNLKRKDHPSEPSLLEAEFQRLPSYKGWRTQNTGNREENKSKNRNSNIIPYDFNRVPIRHEDDCSKDGEHDSDDSSDEDSDCEESSKYVNASFITGYWGPKAMIATQGPLQETISDFWQMVFQRKVKVVVMLTELKEGDQELSAQYWGEGKQMYDGIEIQMADVSSGPSYTIRAFDVTHLKTKETQKVYQYQYHKWSGCDVPETPKDLVSMILNIKQKLPARAGTEDNRRTRSVPLLVHCCDGSQQTGVFCALMTLLESAETEEVIDVFQVVKSLRRTRLGMVSTFEQYQFLYDTIASTYPAQNGQIKKNSQQEDKVEFCSEVGKSDQETDLITADLSSPQPEETESPQTWDDSKAADSTKGTESSTNGPTTAALT; encoded by the exons ggATGgagacaacaacaacaacaactttGCCTG aTGATTACAATTCAACATCCTTGCACAGCACCAACTCATCAGACAGCATGCCAGCAAGCACTGGGATCAGCCCCACTCTCAGCTCCACTCACACAATAG AAACTACCACAGCGATACCTGAAGCAACTTGTG atATTATTGAAGACACAAAAGATTGTAAGAACAACTCTGAAATGGCTGAAGTTATACTGAAAAATCTCCCAGAAGacagagaatattttattttgggggaTGGCATAAACAAAACTGTGAGTTCCAGCAACCGTTCAGTGGAGCTTCCGAAATGCCAGATATACACTGTTCAAGTTAAAAATGGCAAGTGTTCAGACAGTAGTGCTTCTTCTTTTCGTGTTCCAAAAG TCATCAGTGGAACTCTTGCAGCCGATTACATAACCAACACATCTGCCGAGTTATGTTGGAAGAGGTCACTTACCTGTGCTAATGTGGCTGTTACCTGCAATG ATTCATGGTCTACACACTTAAGACATGAAAATCAATTTTGTGGAATCCTGGAACATTTATCACCAAATCGTCAGTACCACTGCACTGGATccatatattttaatgaaaagaatgTTGACAACCAAAACATCACCGTGCATACAGACTATGGTG TTCCAGATGCACCACAAAACCTTACGGTACCACATACAAATACCACATGTGTAACAGTTACATGGACAAAACCTGAGGACACTTCGAAAGGTCACATACATGGCTACATTGTGAAATTCTCTGTGAACGGCAGAA TTGATCATCACACAACAGTCAGCACAACTCACTATACTTACAATGGATTTGAGCCTTATACCACAGCTTCTGTAAATGTGTCTGCGTATACAAAGAACAGTCGCAATGAGACACTTGAAAGCAGGAGTGAAATGCGTGAATTTAGAACAAAAGCTGGAG TACCAGAAAAAGTGCGTAAGGTTAAAACAACATTGACAGCTGATAATGCTGTCCATATTACATGCgaaaaaggaaaagagtttGGACCACAAGCAAAAGTTGTATTGATTTGGGAGATtgatggaaaaaatgaaaaggaccATAATGACAAGcaatgtgaatttaaaaaagaaaatctcttgtACTTGACAAAGTATAAATTTAAG ATCTATGTGTTTAATGGAGAACATGATGGGCCAGCAGTAGTGGAGAGTATAAAAACCAGAT ATAATTCCAGAGCCTTGATTATATTCTTGGCATTCTTGATCATTGTGACTGTAATTGCCTTACTACTGGTTCTGTACAAAATCTATGATCTCCACAAAAAAAAGCTTAG CAATTCTTCTGAAGGCGTGAACCTTGTTGCAG TTAAAGATGATGACAAACAACTTCTCAACATAGAGCCAATACCCTCGGAGCTATTGCTGGACACTTACAAGAGGAAGATTGCAGATGAAGGAAGGCTCTTCTTGGAAGAATTTCAG AGTATTCCTAGAGTTTTCAGTAAATTTTCCATAAAGGAGGCCAAAAAGAGCCATAATCAGAACAAAAACCGTTACGTTGATATTCTTCCAT aTGACCATAACCGTGTTGAGCTCTCAGAGATGCCAGGAGATCCAGGATCAGACTATATAAATGCAAGTTATATTGAT GGCTTCAAAGAACCAAGAAAATACATTGCTGCACAAG GTCCCAAGGATGAAACCACAGATGATTTCTGGAGAATGATCTGGGAACAGAAGGCAACGATTATTGTCATGGTGACTCGCTgtgaggaaggaaagagg AACAAATGTGCCCAGTACTGGCCATCAATGGAGAACGGCACTGCAACGTATGGGGACATCATTGTGAAGATCTATGAAAGTAAAACGTGTCCAGACTACGTCATTCAGAAACTGCACATCACAAAC GGAAGAGAAAGGACAGCTGGAAGAGATGTCACTCATATCCAGTTCACCAGCTGGCCAGACCATGGGGTCCCTGAGGATCCACATCTCCTTCTCAAACTCCGACGCAGAGTCAACGCTCTCAGCAACTTCTTTAGTGGTCCAATCGTGGTTCATTGCAG CGCCGGCGTTGGGCGCACCGGGACGTACATAGGGATCGATGCCATGCTGGAGGGGCTGGACGCCGAGGGCAGAGTGGATGTGTACGGCTACATCGTCAAACTGCGCCGGCAGCGATGCCTCATGGTCCAAGTGGAG TCACAGTACATCCTTATTCATCAAGCTCTGGTGGAATACAATCAGTATGGAGAAACGGAGGTCAGTCTCTCAGAACTGCATTCTTCCCTTAacaatctgaaaagaaaagacCACCCGAGTGAGCCTTCTCTGCTGGAGGCAGAGTTCCAG CGATTGCCTTCCTATAAGGGGTGGCGGACACAGAACACTGGGAATcgggaggaaaataaaagcaaaaacagGAATTCCAACATAATTCCTT ATGACTTTAACCGAGTGCCCATCAGGCATGAAGACGATTGCAGTAAGGATGGTGAGCATGATTCAGATGACTCCTCGGATGAGGACAGCGACTGTGAGGAATCCAGCAAATACGTCAATGCTTCCTTCATAACG GGTTACTGGGGTCCAAAAGCCATGATTGCAACACAGGGACCACTGCAGGAAACTATCTCTGACTTCTGGCAAATGGTATTCCAAAGAAAAGTCAAAGTCGTGGTTATGCTGACAGAATTGAAGGAAGGAGATCAG GAACTCAGTGCACAGTActggggagaaggaaaacagatgtATGATGGCATAGAAATTCAAATGGCAGATGTCAGCTCTGGTCCTAGCTATACCATACGTGCATTTGATGTCACACATCTGAAG ACAAAAGAAACTCAGAAGGTGTATCAGTATCAGTACCATAAGTGGAGTGGCTGTGATGTTCCAGAAACCCCCAAGGATTTAGTCAGCATGATTCTCAACATTAAACAAAAGCtcccagccagagcaggcaCTGAGGACAACAGGAGAACCCGCAGTGTCCCACTCCTTGTCCACTGCTG TGACGGATCACAGCAGACTGGTGTATTTTGTGCTTTAATGACCCTTTTGGAAAGTGCAGAAACAGAAGAAGTAATAGATGTTTTCCAAGTGGTCAAATCTCTTCGTCGCACCAGGCTGGGAATGGTGTCCACCTTT gaacAATACCAATTTCTGTACGACACCATTGCCAGTACCTACCCTGCACAGAATGGACAAATAAAGAAGAACAGCCAGCAGGAAGATAAAGTTGAATTTTGCAGTGAAGTAGGAAAATCAGATCAGGAAACTGATTTGATCACAGCTGATCTTAGCTCACCACAGCCAGAGGAAACAGAGTCACCTCAAACATGGGATGATTCTAAAGCTGCAGACAGCACTAAGGGAACAGAAAGCTCTACAAATGGCCCCACAACTGCAGCTCTAACTTAA